One part of the Pandoraea faecigallinarum genome encodes these proteins:
- the flhF gene encoding flagellar biosynthesis protein FlhF, translating into MKIRKFFAGTCRDALRQIREEIGPDAVVLSNRSVANGVEIVALAEEDLDALASGDMPTHRPRPRPAAPVPVVSNQASAANDISATSAFAQSMMGELQSMRGLLEEQVAGLVWNDKQRRSPAQGEILRTLLAAGFSAQLGRALLEHLPEGSDREGGLDWVKNALKRNLPVMPNEDELMDRGGVYALMGPTGVGKTTTTAKLAARCVMRHGAEKLALLTTDSYRIGGHEQLRIYGKILGVTVHAVKDATDLRLALTELRNKHMVLIDTVGMSQRDRTVPEQVAMLCGAQTPVQRLLLLNATSHGDTLNEVVHAYRSASAEGGGDLAGCILTKLDETTNLGSVLDTVIRHRLPVHYVSTGQRVPENLHVADRQFLIDTALSAPVTGSPFVPSEEDLPAVVRGVDPHYSGLFAPAQPSGEACFG; encoded by the coding sequence GTGAAGATTCGGAAATTCTTTGCGGGCACGTGCCGCGACGCACTGCGCCAGATTCGCGAGGAAATCGGACCCGATGCGGTCGTGTTGTCCAACCGTTCGGTCGCCAACGGCGTCGAAATCGTGGCCTTGGCGGAAGAGGATCTTGACGCCCTGGCCAGCGGCGACATGCCGACGCATCGCCCACGTCCGCGTCCCGCCGCGCCGGTGCCCGTGGTGTCGAATCAGGCGAGCGCCGCCAACGACATCTCGGCGACCAGCGCCTTTGCGCAGTCAATGATGGGCGAACTCCAGAGCATGCGCGGATTGCTCGAAGAGCAGGTCGCCGGGCTGGTGTGGAACGACAAACAGCGGCGCTCGCCGGCGCAGGGCGAGATTCTGCGAACGTTGCTCGCTGCGGGCTTCTCGGCGCAGCTCGGCCGCGCGTTGCTTGAACATCTGCCCGAAGGCAGCGACCGCGAAGGCGGCCTCGACTGGGTAAAGAATGCGCTCAAGCGCAACCTGCCTGTCATGCCGAACGAAGATGAATTGATGGACCGTGGCGGCGTGTATGCGCTCATGGGGCCGACCGGGGTGGGCAAGACCACGACCACGGCAAAACTGGCGGCGCGCTGCGTGATGCGCCACGGCGCGGAGAAACTCGCGCTACTCACGACCGACAGCTACCGTATCGGCGGCCACGAGCAGTTGCGCATCTACGGCAAGATTCTCGGCGTCACGGTGCATGCGGTGAAGGATGCGACAGATCTGCGTCTGGCGCTCACGGAACTTCGCAACAAGCACATGGTGCTGATCGACACGGTGGGCATGAGCCAGCGGGACCGTACGGTGCCGGAGCAGGTGGCGATGCTGTGCGGAGCGCAGACGCCGGTGCAACGTCTGTTGTTGCTCAATGCGACGAGCCACGGCGACACGCTCAACGAGGTGGTGCACGCTTACCGCAGCGCCAGCGCCGAAGGTGGCGGCGATCTAGCCGGGTGTATCCTGACGAAACTCGACGAGACGACCAATCTCGGGTCGGTGCTCGATACGGTGATTCGCCACCGCTTGCCGGTGCACTACGTTTCCACGGGACAGCGCGTGCCGGAGAACCTGCACGTGGCGGACCGGCAGTTCCTGATCGACACGGCACTGTCCGCGCCGGTGACGGGATCGCCGTTCGTGCCGTCCGAGGAGGATTTGCCGGCCGTGGTGCGCGGGGTCGATCCTCACTACAGCGGGCTGTTCGCGCCCGCTCAACCTTCAGGCGAGGCCTGCTTTGGTTAA
- a CDS encoding flagella synthesis protein FlgN, which yields MTTEALLNALSVETTAIGTFSALLGEEQQALVSGTLDALPELTERKTRAVVELSALGRERDAHLQALGFTPDEAGATAAAATDARIATAWNALLAAAAQAKRANDTNGLLINTRLTYTQQALNVLYGPGNNAPLYGPDGRTTPRSSGGSVTA from the coding sequence ATGACTACCGAAGCCCTGCTCAACGCCCTGTCTGTCGAGACGACCGCTATCGGTACGTTTTCGGCATTGCTTGGGGAAGAACAGCAGGCATTGGTGAGCGGCACGCTGGACGCGCTGCCGGAACTGACCGAGCGCAAGACACGCGCGGTGGTGGAACTCTCGGCGCTCGGTCGCGAGCGCGACGCGCACTTGCAGGCATTGGGTTTTACGCCGGATGAAGCCGGTGCGACGGCGGCGGCGGCGACCGATGCCCGCATCGCCACGGCCTGGAACGCCTTGCTGGCTGCGGCAGCGCAAGCCAAGCGCGCCAACGATACGAACGGCCTGCTCATCAATACGCGCCTGACTTACACGCAGCAGGCGCTGAACGTCCTTTACGGCCCGGGCAACAACGCTCCCCTCTACGGCCCGGACGGCCGCACCACCCCGCGTTCGAGCGGGGGAAGCGTTACGGCCTGA
- the flgM gene encoding flagellar biosynthesis anti-sigma factor FlgM: MQIEPPANPLTGVGAGKATTDRTTTGTVNADASAAPAASAARAANVGGGASVSTSALSSEMRALQEALAQTGMADIDVAKVAAIKTAIANGQLAIDTSRIADGLIATARDLLSAQSKS; encoded by the coding sequence ATGCAAATCGAACCACCCGCCAATCCGTTGACTGGCGTCGGCGCGGGCAAGGCGACGACTGATCGGACGACCACCGGCACTGTGAATGCCGACGCAAGTGCTGCGCCTGCCGCGTCTGCTGCGCGTGCTGCGAATGTCGGCGGCGGCGCGAGCGTGAGTACGAGCGCCCTGTCGTCGGAGATGCGCGCGTTGCAGGAAGCGCTGGCGCAAACGGGTATGGCAGACATCGACGTTGCGAAGGTGGCGGCGATCAAGACGGCGATCGCCAACGGTCAGTTGGCCATCGACACATCCAGGATTGCGGACGGTCTCATTGCGACCGCACGCGATTTGCTCTCTGCTCAATCGAAGTCATGA
- the flgA gene encoding flagellar basal body P-ring formation chaperone FlgA, producing the protein MAGKTGDRLVDAPRTHGVLRPGQRARLQFRLRTGVRSGLLAAMLGIVGFGLSAGVASAARAATAAPQNAGIATDPAAQNLGNTLGPGAIVIPGNNAAAGGVASNVPGIVRPVSTTANAPAQPAPAQAVTAPQNSQYQNPQIIRQTAERFLREQTTGLPGQVNITVGESVSDHMPACTALEPFLPPGARLWGTTSVGVRCAGERPWTLYLQARVSINATYFVAARQINPGETIAPNDLSPRQGDLTLLPRTVATDAGQIVGTVAVNRITSGLPIRADLLRSAIAVQQGQTVRVVSRGSGFEVSTEGQVLSRASAGDPVQVRTRAGQVVSGTVKTGKNGNVEVEVAL; encoded by the coding sequence ATGGCAGGCAAAACCGGCGACCGTCTCGTCGACGCCCCGCGCACGCACGGCGTGCTGCGGCCAGGCCAGCGCGCGCGCCTTCAATTCCGTCTTCGGACCGGCGTGCGCTCCGGCCTGCTGGCGGCAATGCTTGGCATCGTCGGCTTCGGGCTGTCGGCAGGCGTCGCTTCAGCGGCCCGGGCGGCGACGGCGGCGCCTCAGAATGCCGGCATCGCGACCGATCCCGCCGCTCAGAACCTCGGCAATACGCTTGGCCCCGGCGCCATCGTCATCCCCGGAAACAATGCTGCCGCAGGCGGCGTCGCGTCGAACGTGCCAGGCATCGTCCGGCCGGTGAGCACGACGGCGAATGCTCCCGCGCAGCCCGCACCCGCGCAGGCGGTCACCGCCCCGCAGAATTCGCAGTATCAGAATCCCCAGATCATCCGTCAGACGGCCGAACGTTTCCTGCGCGAGCAGACAACCGGTCTGCCGGGTCAGGTCAATATCACCGTCGGCGAATCCGTCTCCGACCATATGCCTGCCTGCACGGCGCTCGAACCCTTCCTGCCGCCGGGCGCGCGCCTGTGGGGCACAACGAGCGTTGGCGTGCGTTGCGCGGGCGAGCGCCCGTGGACACTCTATCTGCAAGCGCGCGTGAGCATCAACGCGACCTACTTCGTCGCTGCGCGCCAGATCAATCCGGGCGAGACGATTGCACCGAACGATCTGTCGCCGCGGCAGGGCGATCTCACGTTGCTGCCGCGCACCGTCGCGACCGACGCCGGCCAGATCGTCGGCACGGTCGCCGTGAACCGCATTACGTCGGGCCTGCCGATCCGCGCCGATCTGCTGCGCAGCGCGATTGCCGTTCAGCAGGGACAAACCGTGCGCGTGGTCTCGCGTGGATCGGGTTTCGAAGTGAGCACCGAAGGTCAGGTGCTCTCGCGAGCCAGTGCGGGAGACCCCGTGCAGGTGCGCACCCGTGCCGGACAAGTCGTCAGCGGCACGGTAAAGACAGGAAAGAACGGCAACGTCGAAGTCGAAGTTGCACTATAG
- the cheZ gene encoding protein phosphatase CheZ: protein MLMRIGQLTRMLRDNLRELGLDKQLEQAATAIPDARDRLNYVATMTEQAAVRALTAIELAKPIQDRLEADANALDQRWAKWFDQPLELEDARQLVTETRTYLRRVPDDTRATNNHLMEIMMAQDFQDLTGQVIKKIMDVVQEIEKHLLQTLLENMPPEKRKEAEDSLLNGPQIKKEGRSDIVADQGQVDDLLASLGF from the coding sequence ATGCTCATGCGCATCGGGCAGTTGACCCGCATGCTGCGCGACAACCTGCGCGAACTCGGTCTGGACAAGCAACTGGAGCAGGCTGCCACGGCCATCCCGGATGCGCGCGACCGCCTGAACTACGTCGCCACCATGACCGAACAGGCGGCGGTGCGGGCGCTGACAGCCATCGAACTGGCTAAGCCCATTCAGGACCGCCTCGAAGCGGACGCCAATGCGCTCGATCAGCGCTGGGCCAAATGGTTCGACCAGCCGCTCGAACTCGAAGACGCGCGTCAGCTCGTCACCGAGACCCGCACTTACCTGCGCCGCGTACCGGACGACACCCGTGCGACCAACAACCATCTGATGGAAATCATGATGGCGCAGGACTTCCAGGATCTGACCGGGCAGGTCATCAAGAAGATCATGGACGTGGTGCAGGAAATCGAGAAGCATCTGCTCCAGACGCTGCTGGAGAACATGCCGCCGGAGAAGCGCAAGGAAGCCGAAGACTCGCTGCTCAACGGACCGCAGATCAAGAAAGAAGGCCGCAGCGACATCGTCGCCGATCAGGGGCAGGTCGACGATCTGCTCGCCAGCCTCGGATTCTGA
- a CDS encoding RNA polymerase sigma factor FliA yields MYTARGKVDTNDTLTQYAPLVRRLALQLMAKLPASVELEDLIQAGMLGLLDAANRYQETQGAQFETYASQRIRGAMLDELRELDWASRGIRKTAREIEKAVQRLEQRLGRGPSESEIAGEMSIGLTEYQQMLQDVHGCQLIYYEDFEAADEEPFIDRICADPGADPLTMLLDEGLRGGVVDAIDRLPDREKLLMSLYYEQGLNLREIGAVLEVSESRVCQLHSQAISRLRATLREKAWTSAS; encoded by the coding sequence ATGTATACCGCGCGCGGGAAGGTCGATACGAATGACACGCTGACCCAATACGCGCCGTTGGTGCGCCGCCTGGCGCTGCAATTGATGGCGAAGCTGCCGGCCAGCGTGGAGTTGGAAGATCTGATTCAGGCCGGCATGCTGGGGCTGCTCGATGCGGCGAACCGGTATCAGGAGACGCAGGGCGCGCAGTTCGAGACGTACGCGAGCCAGCGCATTCGCGGGGCGATGCTCGACGAGTTGCGCGAGCTCGACTGGGCGTCGCGCGGCATTCGCAAGACGGCGCGCGAGATCGAGAAGGCGGTGCAGCGTCTGGAGCAGCGGCTGGGGCGGGGGCCGTCCGAGAGCGAGATTGCGGGCGAGATGTCTATCGGGCTGACCGAATATCAGCAGATGTTGCAGGACGTGCACGGCTGCCAACTGATCTATTACGAAGATTTCGAAGCGGCGGATGAAGAGCCGTTCATCGACCGCATCTGCGCGGACCCGGGCGCGGACCCGTTGACGATGCTCCTCGACGAGGGCTTGCGTGGCGGCGTGGTCGACGCCATCGACCGCCTGCCGGATCGCGAGAAGTTGCTGATGAGCCTGTACTACGAGCAGGGCCTGAACCTGCGCGAAATCGGCGCGGTGCTCGAAGTCAGCGAGTCACGCGTGTGCCAGTTGCACAGCCAGGCGATATCGCGCCTGCGTGCGACGTTGCGTGAGAAGGCGTGGACGTCGGCGAGTTGA
- the flhB gene encoding flagellar biosynthesis protein FlhB has translation MAEESDLEKSESPTPRRLEKAREEGQVARSRELSTFALLAAGVAGMWMTADRISQGFAQLMRHGMQFEPGTAMDPRRMLSYAAHSGADALMVIAPLFGVLVLAAIVAPMALGGWLFTTKSLAPNFGRLNPLKGLGRMFSTQGLIELVKAVAKTVLVGAVAYWAIARDKDAVMGLMTQPPRAALPYVGEMIVVCCAFIVASLLLVAAIDVPYQIWQHYKKLRMTKEEVRQENKETEGDPHVKAHIRQLQRQAARRRMMQDVPKADVIVTNPTHFAVALEYKDTMRAPRVLAKGTDLVAQRIREMGAEHRIPILEAPPLARALHRHVEIGHEIPATLYTAVAEVLAWVFQLRRWRTEGGIEPRMPSDLPVPAELDAPRRLGPKRV, from the coding sequence ATGGCTGAGGAAAGCGATCTCGAAAAGTCGGAATCACCGACCCCCCGGCGCCTCGAGAAGGCGCGCGAGGAGGGTCAGGTCGCGCGTTCGCGCGAGCTTTCGACGTTCGCCTTGCTGGCCGCCGGTGTCGCCGGCATGTGGATGACGGCCGACCGTATCTCGCAAGGGTTCGCCCAGTTGATGCGTCATGGCATGCAATTCGAGCCGGGCACCGCGATGGACCCGCGCCGCATGCTCTCGTACGCCGCCCACTCGGGGGCTGACGCCCTCATGGTCATCGCACCGCTGTTCGGCGTGCTGGTGCTCGCGGCAATCGTCGCACCGATGGCACTCGGCGGCTGGCTTTTCACGACCAAGTCGCTCGCTCCCAACTTCGGCCGCCTCAACCCGCTCAAGGGGCTGGGGCGCATGTTCTCCACGCAGGGGCTGATCGAGCTGGTCAAGGCCGTTGCCAAGACCGTGCTCGTGGGGGCGGTGGCGTACTGGGCGATCGCACGCGACAAAGACGCAGTGATGGGCCTGATGACCCAGCCCCCGCGCGCGGCACTTCCCTATGTGGGCGAGATGATCGTGGTGTGCTGCGCGTTCATCGTGGCGTCGTTGCTGCTCGTCGCGGCCATCGATGTGCCGTATCAGATCTGGCAGCACTACAAGAAGCTGCGCATGACCAAAGAGGAAGTGCGTCAGGAAAACAAGGAAACCGAAGGCGATCCCCACGTCAAGGCGCATATTCGTCAATTGCAGCGCCAGGCGGCGCGCCGGCGCATGATGCAGGACGTGCCCAAGGCCGATGTGATCGTGACGAACCCGACGCACTTCGCCGTCGCTCTCGAATACAAGGACACCATGCGCGCGCCGCGTGTGCTCGCCAAGGGCACCGACCTGGTCGCGCAGCGTATCCGCGAGATGGGGGCGGAACATCGCATCCCGATCCTCGAAGCCCCGCCGCTCGCGCGCGCGCTGCACCGTCACGTGGAAATCGGTCACGAAATCCCGGCCACGTTGTACACGGCCGTGGCGGAAGTGCTGGCGTGGGTCTTCCAGCTTCGCCGCTGGCGCACCGAGGGAGGCATCGAACCAAGGATGCCGTCGGATCTGCCGGTGCCGGCCGAACTCGATGCGCCCCGGCGCCTCGGGCCGAAACGAGTGTAA
- the flgB gene encoding flagellar basal body rod protein FlgB, which translates to MMDKLDAALRFSQQALSMRAYRQEVISSNIANADTPGYKARDVDFNNALSQAVERGAQQQIATESSVSLSRTSSRHIAARAVTTAPPMGGPELLYRVPYQQSVDGNTVELDAERVNFADNAVHYQTGLTVLSSQIKTMLAAITNQG; encoded by the coding sequence ATCATGGACAAACTGGACGCGGCATTGCGATTTTCCCAGCAGGCGCTATCGATGCGCGCCTATCGCCAGGAAGTGATCTCGTCGAACATCGCCAACGCAGATACGCCGGGGTACAAGGCGCGCGACGTCGACTTCAATAACGCGTTGAGTCAGGCCGTGGAGCGCGGCGCGCAACAGCAGATCGCCACCGAGTCGAGTGTGTCGCTCTCGCGCACCTCCTCGCGCCACATCGCCGCGCGCGCGGTGACCACGGCACCGCCCATGGGCGGCCCGGAGCTGCTCTATCGCGTGCCCTATCAGCAAAGCGTCGACGGCAACACCGTCGAACTCGATGCCGAGCGCGTGAACTTCGCCGATAACGCCGTGCATTACCAGACGGGCCTCACGGTCCTGAGCAGCCAGATCAAGACGATGCTGGCCGCCATCACGAATCAAGGGTAA
- a CDS encoding MinD/ParA family ATP-binding protein: MLDQAEGLRRLVARHTTRIVAVVGSAPEAGQTSVALNLASALAHHGQDVVLADESGHAAPALGLPLRGDIHDVIAGRISPDAVRVQTRDNVVLVPVAHRHPERIDPRLALPVLTVGEPDVVIVDCTHAGGVLSPLAAHAHDVLVVLGCEPASITGAYSWIKQAHFEYALAQFRVVVNRAEEMEARVVCRNLATTASRYLAVSLELAGHVPSDRQVLRARHLARTVVDAFPMAPAAVAYRQLAAQVMHWPLAIRETGPAGIGDIGGDRGGEMAHGVGAVSAHTA; the protein is encoded by the coding sequence GTGCTCGATCAAGCTGAGGGGCTGCGCCGTCTGGTGGCGCGCCACACCACGCGTATCGTCGCTGTGGTGGGAAGTGCGCCTGAAGCCGGTCAGACGAGTGTTGCGTTGAATCTGGCCAGCGCGCTGGCTCATCACGGTCAGGATGTGGTGCTGGCCGACGAGAGCGGCCACGCGGCGCCGGCGCTCGGTCTGCCGTTGCGCGGCGACATCCACGATGTGATTGCGGGACGTATCTCGCCCGACGCGGTTCGCGTGCAAACGCGCGACAACGTGGTGCTGGTGCCGGTGGCGCACCGCCATCCGGAACGGATCGACCCGCGGCTTGCGCTGCCCGTGCTGACGGTGGGCGAGCCGGACGTCGTGATCGTCGATTGCACGCACGCGGGCGGCGTGTTGAGTCCGCTCGCGGCGCATGCGCACGACGTGCTGGTCGTGCTGGGGTGTGAGCCGGCGTCCATCACGGGGGCGTATTCGTGGATCAAGCAGGCGCATTTCGAGTATGCGCTGGCGCAGTTCCGGGTGGTGGTCAACCGGGCGGAGGAGATGGAGGCACGCGTGGTGTGCCGCAATCTGGCCACGACGGCGAGCCGTTATCTCGCGGTGTCGCTGGAGTTGGCCGGACATGTGCCGTCGGATCGTCAGGTCTTGCGGGCGCGGCATCTGGCGCGCACGGTGGTCGACGCTTTCCCGATGGCACCGGCAGCGGTGGCATATCGCCAATTGGCGGCGCAGGTGATGCACTGGCCGTTGGCGATTCGCGAGACGGGACCGGCGGGAATCGGTGATATCGGCGGCGATCGCGGTGGCGAAATGGCGCATGGCGTGGGCGCGGTGAGCGCGCACACGGCCTGA
- the flhA gene encoding flagellar biosynthesis protein FlhA — protein sequence MNLNPRANQLLRTSQMLLGGNLKSLAAPVLIIMILGMMILPLPPFILDLLFTFNIALAVMVLLVSMYTQKPLDFAAFPSVLLFSTLLRLSLNVASTRVVLLEGHTGPDAAGKVIEAFGHFLVGGNYAVGIVVFIILVVINFMVITKGAGRIAEVGARFTLDAMPGKQMAIDADLNAGLIGEEEARKRRAVIAQEADFYGSMDGASKFVRGDAVAGLLIMLINIVGGLIVGVVQHNLDLGMAAKNYTLLTIGDGLVAQIPALVISTAAGVVVSRVATDEDVGQQVVSQLFSNPQVLGITAAILGLMGLIPGMPHFAFLVLALGLGALARWQFRKAAAAKVQATRPAPVAAAAPAEVAEASWDDVALVDPLGLEVGYRLIPLVDRNQDGELLKRIKGIRKKFAQEIGFLAPVVHIRDNLELRPNQYRITLKGVIIGEGEAYPGQLLAIDPGQVSAPLQGTPTRDPAFGLPATWIDVGQREQAQAYGYTVVDAGTVVATHLNHLINAHAHELLGRQEVQQLIERIGKDAPKLIEDLVPKTIALTTLQKVLQNLLEEQVPIRDMRTIIDTIAEHGARVQDPHDLTALVRLSLGRAITQSVFPGNGDLEVVGLDANLERILTQALSAGGGTGLEPGLADTLLRETQAAVARQERQGLPAVLLVQHPLRSLLSRFLRRSLPQLKVLSYAEVPDTRNVKMTALIGGQA from the coding sequence ATGAACCTCAATCCACGCGCGAATCAGCTGTTGCGTACGTCGCAGATGCTCCTCGGCGGCAATCTGAAGTCGCTCGCCGCGCCGGTGCTGATCATCATGATTCTGGGCATGATGATCCTCCCGCTGCCGCCGTTCATCCTGGATCTGCTTTTTACGTTCAACATCGCGCTCGCGGTGATGGTGCTGCTCGTGAGCATGTACACGCAAAAGCCGCTCGACTTCGCGGCGTTTCCGAGCGTGCTGCTTTTCTCCACGCTGCTGCGCCTGTCGCTGAACGTCGCGTCCACCCGGGTGGTCCTGCTCGAAGGCCACACGGGCCCCGACGCCGCGGGCAAGGTGATTGAGGCGTTCGGCCACTTCCTGGTGGGCGGTAATTACGCCGTCGGTATCGTGGTGTTCATCATCCTTGTGGTCATCAACTTCATGGTGATTACCAAGGGCGCGGGTCGTATCGCCGAAGTGGGCGCGCGTTTCACGCTCGACGCCATGCCCGGCAAGCAGATGGCCATCGACGCCGATCTGAACGCCGGTCTGATCGGCGAAGAGGAGGCGCGCAAGCGCCGGGCCGTGATCGCGCAGGAAGCCGACTTCTACGGCTCGATGGACGGCGCCTCGAAGTTCGTGCGCGGCGACGCCGTTGCAGGCCTGCTGATCATGCTGATCAACATCGTCGGCGGGCTGATCGTCGGCGTGGTCCAGCACAATCTGGACCTCGGCATGGCGGCCAAGAACTACACGCTGCTGACCATCGGCGACGGTCTCGTCGCGCAGATCCCGGCGCTGGTGATCTCGACGGCTGCCGGTGTCGTCGTCTCGCGTGTGGCAACGGACGAAGACGTTGGCCAGCAAGTCGTCTCGCAACTGTTCAGCAACCCGCAGGTGCTGGGTATTACCGCGGCGATTCTCGGCCTGATGGGGTTGATCCCGGGCATGCCGCACTTCGCCTTTCTGGTGCTCGCGCTGGGGCTCGGCGCGCTGGCCCGCTGGCAGTTCCGCAAGGCGGCCGCGGCGAAGGTGCAGGCCACGCGCCCGGCGCCGGTGGCCGCCGCCGCGCCCGCCGAAGTGGCCGAAGCCTCGTGGGACGACGTGGCGCTGGTCGATCCGCTGGGGCTGGAAGTCGGCTATCGCCTGATTCCGCTCGTCGACCGCAATCAGGATGGCGAACTCCTCAAGCGAATCAAGGGCATTCGCAAGAAATTCGCGCAGGAAATTGGTTTCCTCGCGCCGGTCGTGCACATTCGCGACAACCTGGAACTCAGGCCGAACCAGTATCGGATCACGCTCAAGGGCGTGATCATCGGGGAGGGCGAAGCCTATCCGGGGCAGTTGCTTGCCATCGATCCGGGGCAGGTGAGCGCGCCGCTGCAAGGCACACCGACACGCGATCCCGCCTTCGGCTTGCCGGCAACGTGGATCGACGTCGGTCAGCGCGAACAGGCGCAGGCCTACGGGTACACCGTGGTCGACGCGGGCACGGTGGTCGCCACGCACCTGAATCACCTGATCAATGCGCACGCGCACGAATTGCTCGGACGTCAGGAAGTGCAGCAACTCATCGAGCGTATCGGCAAGGACGCGCCGAAGCTCATCGAAGATCTGGTGCCGAAGACCATTGCGCTCACCACGTTGCAAAAGGTGTTGCAGAACCTGCTCGAAGAACAGGTGCCGATTCGCGACATGCGCACCATCATCGACACCATCGCCGAGCATGGCGCGCGCGTGCAGGATCCGCACGATCTCACCGCGCTGGTGCGCCTGTCGCTGGGCCGCGCGATCACGCAGAGCGTGTTCCCGGGCAACGGCGATCTGGAAGTGGTGGGGCTCGACGCCAATCTCGAACGAATTCTCACGCAGGCGTTGTCGGCCGGCGGCGGCACCGGCCTCGAGCCGGGCCTCGCGGACACATTGCTGCGTGAAACCCAGGCCGCGGTGGCGCGACAGGAGCGTCAGGGCCTGCCGGCGGTATTGCTGGTTCAACATCCGCTGCGTTCGCTGCTCTCGCGCTTCCTGCGCCGCAGCCTGCCGCAGCTCAAGGTTTTGTCGTATGCGGAAGTGCCAGATACCCGTAATGTGAAAATGACGGCACTCATCGGAGGTCAAGCGTGA
- the flgD gene encoding flagellar hook assembly protein FlgD — translation MASINTSNAANFSQTFLDSINGTANSSSSKSSAGSADDLQNSFLKLLVAQMNNQDPLNPMDNSQVTSQLAQISTVSGITQLNTTLSSVTSQLNSTQSLQAAALVGKGVLIPGSNIGVGSTTADDGTVTKTATPFGFDLPSDADTVKIEIKDSTGKVVRTVNAGALDAGVQALTWDAKDDAGVDVADGKYTLSVTATANGKTVTPTLLSYAQVQSVVASTTGSPLLNVGTGSNIQLSDVREIL, via the coding sequence ATGGCCAGCATCAATACGTCGAACGCTGCGAACTTTTCGCAGACCTTCCTCGATTCGATCAACGGGACTGCCAACAGCAGCAGCTCGAAGTCGTCCGCCGGCAGTGCGGACGACCTGCAAAACAGCTTCCTCAAGTTGCTCGTCGCCCAGATGAACAACCAGGACCCGCTCAACCCCATGGACAACTCGCAGGTGACCTCGCAGCTCGCGCAGATCAGCACGGTCTCGGGCATCACCCAGCTGAACACGACGCTGTCGTCCGTTACCTCGCAACTGAACTCCACGCAGAGCCTGCAAGCGGCGGCGCTCGTGGGCAAGGGCGTGCTGATTCCGGGCAGCAACATCGGCGTGGGCAGCACCACGGCCGACGACGGCACCGTCACGAAGACGGCCACGCCGTTCGGCTTCGATTTGCCGAGCGATGCCGACACCGTCAAGATCGAGATCAAGGACAGCACCGGCAAGGTGGTTCGCACCGTGAACGCGGGCGCACTCGATGCCGGCGTACAGGCCCTGACCTGGGACGCCAAGGACGACGCGGGTGTCGACGTGGCCGACGGCAAGTACACGCTGAGTGTGACGGCAACGGCCAATGGCAAGACCGTGACGCCGACGCTGCTCTCGTACGCTCAAGTGCAAAGCGTGGTGGCCAGCACGACCGGCTCGCCGCTGCTCAACGTGGGCACGGGCTCGAACATCCAGCTCTCCGACGTGCGCGAAATTCTCTGA
- the flgC gene encoding flagellar basal body rod protein FlgC codes for MPLMSIFDVAGSAMTAQSQRMNVTASNLANAESVTGPDGQPYRAKQVVFQVNPVTGTDVGGVKVAGVVEDPSPLKTVYDPKNPAANAQGYVTMPNVNPVEEMVNMISASRSYQANVEALNTAKTLMLKTLTVGQ; via the coding sequence ATGCCACTCATGAGCATCTTCGATGTCGCCGGCTCGGCCATGACTGCGCAGTCGCAGCGCATGAACGTGACCGCCAGCAATCTGGCCAACGCCGAATCGGTGACCGGTCCGGACGGCCAGCCGTACCGCGCCAAGCAGGTCGTGTTTCAGGTCAACCCGGTCACGGGCACCGACGTGGGCGGCGTGAAGGTCGCCGGCGTGGTCGAAGACCCGTCGCCGCTCAAGACGGTGTACGACCCGAAGAACCCGGCAGCGAACGCACAGGGCTACGTCACCATGCCCAACGTGAATCCGGTGGAGGAGATGGTCAACATGATCTCCGCTTCCCGCTCTTACCAAGCCAACGTCGAGGCGCTCAACACTGCCAAGACGCTCATGCTCAAAACCCTCACGGTCGGCCAGTAA